TCCGCACTCTTCAGCAGCAGGAAGCCGCTGTTTTGCCGGAAGCTTTGATAAGCAAATGTGAAGAAAAGCTGAATCAAGCTGAAAGCAAAATAGATGCAGCATTTGATAAAAGCTTCGAGCTGTACCAGAATGCTTTAGATGCGGCGGAAACCAACTCCGGCAAGGACGCAGCGGCAAGAGGCTATATGAGGCAAATCTACAGCAGACTCAAGCTCGCTGAGGAAAGAGGCGGAAATGAGCAGCTTAAAGAAGAGCTTCTCAAAAAGCTCGATTCAATAAAAGACTATTCAATAAAGAACGACCCTCAATTCGGCACGAGCTATCTTGCCGGCCTCTTCAAAGAATACGGGATCGATTTCAAAACCGCTCAGCAAAAACTCATGGAGAAATACGAAAACGCCAAAGTGGCTTTTTCGCAGGTTTCAGGAATGGAAAAGCAGGACAGGCTCGACCGGCTGATGTATCTGATCGAAGAATTCGACAAGCTCGACAAACCTGAAGACCAGCAGGCATATCAGGATATCGTAAAATCAATTTTCGAGCTTCACAAAGAAGACTGGATTGAACTCAGCGAGGATGCAGCAAACTCCGAAAACCTTGAACTGTTCTCTGACTATCTTGCTCAGGAAACTCAGTCTGCCGCTGAAACCCAGATTGAAAAAGGAGCTGGTGAAGCCGCAGCAGAAGAAGAAGGTATGGCAGGCGGCGAACCCAATATGCCTTAATCCTTTTCTCTCGAAAAAATAATACTTAAACATCTCAGCTGGCCGGTGCACGAAAATGTGCCGGCCAGATTTAATTATACTCACACATAATAGTTATAAAAAGTCCGCAATGCGGGGAATAATATGCCTATAGACATTCAACACTTAAACGTTGTCTTAATGATGGGAGTCGTAGTATTCGGCGGAATACTGGGAGCCAAGCTTTTCCAGCGCCTTCACGTACCGCAGGTTATAGGGTACATTGTGATAGGTGCTATAATTGGAGAGAGCGGGCTGAAGATCATCTCCACTGAAACGATAAAAACCCTTGAGCCGCTGAATTTCTTTGCTCTTGGTATAATCGGCTTTATGATAGGCGGCGAGCTGAAGGCCGAGATCTTCAAAAAGTACGGCAAGCAGTTTATGAGTATCCTTTTAGGCGAGGGTATAACAGCCTTCCTGCTCGTAGGAGCTGCCAGCGGAGCGATATACTACCTGTTCACAAAGGACATTCAGATGGCCTCTGCAGTAGGCCTTGTGCTCGGAGCAATCTCCTCGGCCACAGACCCCGCTTCCACAATCCAGGTTCTCTGGGAATATAAAACCCGCGGGGTTCTAACTACCGCCGCAACAGCGATAGTGGCCCTGGACGATGCCCTTGCCCTCACGCTCTACGGAATCGGTACAAGCGTAGCTGGAATTATAGCAGGCGGAGCGGAAGGCGGAGTGGCAGCTTCGCTGCTGAGCGCTGTCTATGAGCTTGGCGGAGCGATTGTTCTGGGCGTAGCGGGCGGATTCATCCTGCAGTGGATCCTCAAGCGAACCCACGATACAGACAGTATGCTTACATTCGCTGTAGGCTCGGTACTGCTTACAATCGGGCTTAGCATTGCCCTTCATTTCGACGTAATCCTCTCCTCCATGTGCCTCGGGCTCACGATCGTGAACATCGCACCAAGGCTCAGCTCTCAAACATTTAATATGATACAGAAATTCAGCCCGCCTATATACATACTTTTCTTTGTATTCGTTGGAGCGGGGATCCAAATTCAGGGGCTTAAAGGCGCAGCTCTTGCGATAGCTGCGGGATATGTGGTTTTCAGGAGCCTTGGAAAGGTGGGCGGAGCATTTATTGGAGCTAAGATTTCAGGTGCGCAGGCTGTAGTGAAGAAGTATCTGGGCTGCTGTCTGTTCGCTCAGGGCGGCGTTGCAGTTGGGCTGAGTATTATGGCGAGCCACAAATTCGCCGACCAGCCGGAAATTGCGCAGATGATCGTGCTTGTGGTAACTGCTACAACGCTGTTCGTTCAGCTTCTCGGGCCGGTTTCTGTGAAGTATGCAGTTAAGAAGGCCGGCGAAATAGGGCTGAACGTAACTGAGGAGGATCTGATAAAGAAATACAAGGTGCGCGATGTTATGGTTGAAAATCCCGTAACTATATATGCCTCCCAGACCCTTGATGAAGTGCTTAGGATATTCTCAGAAAACGATTTCACCTACTATCCGGTAGTGGAGGATTCAGGGAAGGTTATAGGCTCTATGTCTATTGAGGGCATAAAAGAAACGCTCAAATACAGGGACACTGCAAGCTGGCTTTTGGCATGCGATATTATGAAGCCCATGGAAGACCACATAAGCCCCGATATGGAGCTGGAAGAGGCGATGCGGTATTTCAGGGCGTACAACATTGATTACGCATGCGTTATTGAAGACGGCAGCGATAAAATCAAGGGACTGTTTGACATCCGCCTTGCGAACAAGAAAATCTCGGCTGAAGTGATTAAGTGCAGAGAACACGCCGACCACGGCGAAACCTGCCCAGAATGCACTGCTTAAAATAAAAATAATATGCAGCAGAAGAAAGATTCAATATACTCAGAGTACCGCGAGAAGGTGGCGGATTTCGTTTTTGACAAGAACGTAGTAAGCGTTTTTGATGATATGATCCGGCGGAGCGTGCCGGGATATGCAACGGTTGTGGCGATGACGAAAGTTTTCGCAGAGCAGGTTGCCGAAGACGGGGCTGTGTGCTACGATCTGGGCTGCTCGCTTGGAGCGTCTGCTATTGCAATGCGAAGAGGCTTAGAGCATAAGAAAGGCTGCAAAATAATCGCTGTGGACAATTCAGAGGCGATGGTAAGCCGGTGCAGGCATATAGTAGAGCAAGACCCGAGCAATGTAAAGATAGATGTTCGCCGGGAAGACATCCTCGATACCAAAATCGAAAACTGCTCACTCTGCGCTGTAAATTTCACTTTGCAGTTTCTCAGCCCTGAAAACAGGGATGAAATTATAAGAAGAATCGCCTCAAACACCCGACCGGGCGGTATGCTGCTTTTATCAGAGAAGATCTGCTATGAAGATGAGCAGGAGCAAAACTTTCAGGTAAAAATGCACCATAAATTTAAAAGTTTAAACGGCTACAGCGAACTTGAGATAAGTCAGAAGCGTAGAGCTCTTGAAAATGTACTTGTACCGGACACAACAAAAAAACATTTCAGCAGGCTTAGTGAAGCTGGATACTCTCAGTTCTATCTGTGGTTTAAGTGTTTTAATTTTATCTCAATTGCAGCAGTAAAATAGTTTGAATCTATTTTGAAAATCACTTGATTTATATAAGTTGATGTTCACAATTGTATGGCAGTGTTCTTAAATTTAGGAAAAATCTTGAAAGGAAAAAAATGAAACTTATCAAATCTTTGTTAATAGTAACCCTGTTAACTGTAACTTTCGCAGCAGCGGAAGAGGCGGAGAAACAATCAGAAACTAAAGACCTCAGCGGCGTTGCGGCTATCGTGAACGGCGAAAAGATCGGTATGGATAAGGTAAACAGCCTTGCCGAAATGACCCTGAGCAGGTATCCAAAGCAGATGCGTGAGTCTCAGGCTAAGAAAATCAAGAAACGCGTGCTTGATACAATCATCTTCGGTGAGCTCGTCTCTCAGAAGGCAGAAGAAATGGGTATTTCAGTGAGCGATGAGAGATGCGAGAAGGAAGTAACCGATATGATTTCTTCCAAAGACATCACTCTTGAGCAGTATAAGAAGATGATTGAAGATTCGGGCAAGGATTACGGCGAGCTGCTCGATCAGGTGCGCAGGAGCCTTGAATTTGAGAAGATTATCAATAAGCTCTCTGCGGACGATGTGAAGGTTAAGGATAAGGAAGTGAAAGAGTATTTCAATTCCAACAAAGAAAAGCTCGCTAGCCCTGAGCAGGTTAAGGCAAGCCACATACTCATTAAAGCCGAAAGCGATGAAGACAAGCAGGCAGCCAAGGAAAAGACTGAAGAACTTTTGAAGAAAATCAATGACGGCGCCGACTTCGCTGCGATCGCTAAAGAAAACTCAGACTGCCCAAGCTCAGAGCGCGGCGGGGACCTTGGATTCTTCTCACGCGGAAGAATGGTTGGTGCGTTCGAGGATGCAGCTTTTGCTCTGGATGTTGGCGAAATGTCTGATGTAGTAGAAACTAAATTCGGATACCATATCATCCTTGTTACTGACAAAAAAGAAGCCAAGGAAGCGGTTTTTGAAGACCAGAAAAACGAAATCCGTGAGCAGCTTGTAAATCAGAAGATGGGTAAAGCAGCGGATAAAATCCGTGAGAATATGATGCAGGCAGCCACAATCCGCTACTCAGACGTATTCAAACCAGAAGAAAAAGAAGCGAAAAAGCAGGCGGAAAAACAAGCTGAAGGCACTGAGCTGAAAATCGAAGAATAATCGCTAAGATTAAATAAAGCAACATCAGCGGCTCAGGTGTAGAATCCTGAGCCGTTTTTTTGTGTTAATAGAAAACTTTTTTCAATTTTTTGCAAATCTTTGAGAACTTAAGCAAGACTTCCCCGTAAAGCATTGTGATGAAACGGTTTAATGAGAAATAAAGTCAAATAAAAATTTTTCAATTTTTTTTGCTTTTTCTCTTGACCTCTTTAAAAAACTTAATATCATAACGATTGTTTTAGAGGGAATGGTTCCTGTACGTCAAAACTTTTACCTCTCAAAACAGTGGATGCGGGAGCAAACGCAAAGCTGTATTAAACAATAAACAGCTTGACTTTTTTTGCCGATTCGATATTATCTGCGGCTTCCCGCGGATGTGGCGGAATTGGCAGACGCGTTAGCTTCAGGTGCTAATGGGCTTTACGCCCGTGGAGGTTCGAGTCCTCTCATCCGCAATTCTCCTTAAAAAACACATAACAACAACCAACACAAAGCCTCCTTAAAAACGCGAGGGCAGATCGCAACGATCTGCCCACTCTTTTTTTAAACGAATCAAATTTTTAACAGCTGTTATTCTTCCCCCATGTGAAACTAAAACTGCCCTGTTTCTTCGCAGCAGCGGGGGAATCATCAAGGGATTGTTACTTTCTATCGGCCTGTGATTATTCCGCCGGCAACGATATTTTCGTCTTTCACCAGCACGAATCTGCCCATCTCCTGAGTGCTGTTGAAATCATCGAAGGCGATTTCCTTTTTCGTTTTGATAATCACCTCGCCTACTTCGAGATTTTCCAGCTTTGTGCCGTTTTCT
This window of the Sedimentisphaera salicampi genome carries:
- a CDS encoding cation:proton antiporter — its product is MPIDIQHLNVVLMMGVVVFGGILGAKLFQRLHVPQVIGYIVIGAIIGESGLKIISTETIKTLEPLNFFALGIIGFMIGGELKAEIFKKYGKQFMSILLGEGITAFLLVGAASGAIYYLFTKDIQMASAVGLVLGAISSATDPASTIQVLWEYKTRGVLTTAATAIVALDDALALTLYGIGTSVAGIIAGGAEGGVAASLLSAVYELGGAIVLGVAGGFILQWILKRTHDTDSMLTFAVGSVLLTIGLSIALHFDVILSSMCLGLTIVNIAPRLSSQTFNMIQKFSPPIYILFFVFVGAGIQIQGLKGAALAIAAGYVVFRSLGKVGGAFIGAKISGAQAVVKKYLGCCLFAQGGVAVGLSIMASHKFADQPEIAQMIVLVVTATTLFVQLLGPVSVKYAVKKAGEIGLNVTEEDLIKKYKVRDVMVENPVTIYASQTLDEVLRIFSENDFTYYPVVEDSGKVIGSMSIEGIKETLKYRDTASWLLACDIMKPMEDHISPDMELEEAMRYFRAYNIDYACVIEDGSDKIKGLFDIRLANKKISAEVIKCREHADHGETCPECTA
- the cmoA gene encoding carboxy-S-adenosyl-L-methionine synthase CmoA, coding for MQQKKDSIYSEYREKVADFVFDKNVVSVFDDMIRRSVPGYATVVAMTKVFAEQVAEDGAVCYDLGCSLGASAIAMRRGLEHKKGCKIIAVDNSEAMVSRCRHIVEQDPSNVKIDVRREDILDTKIENCSLCAVNFTLQFLSPENRDEIIRRIASNTRPGGMLLLSEKICYEDEQEQNFQVKMHHKFKSLNGYSELEISQKRRALENVLVPDTTKKHFSRLSEAGYSQFYLWFKCFNFISIAAVK
- a CDS encoding peptidylprolyl isomerase; this encodes MKLIKSLLIVTLLTVTFAAAEEAEKQSETKDLSGVAAIVNGEKIGMDKVNSLAEMTLSRYPKQMRESQAKKIKKRVLDTIIFGELVSQKAEEMGISVSDERCEKEVTDMISSKDITLEQYKKMIEDSGKDYGELLDQVRRSLEFEKIINKLSADDVKVKDKEVKEYFNSNKEKLASPEQVKASHILIKAESDEDKQAAKEKTEELLKKINDGADFAAIAKENSDCPSSERGGDLGFFSRGRMVGAFEDAAFALDVGEMSDVVETKFGYHIILVTDKKEAKEAVFEDQKNEIREQLVNQKMGKAADKIRENMMQAATIRYSDVFKPEEKEAKKQAEKQAEGTELKIEE